In one Paraburkholderia azotifigens genomic region, the following are encoded:
- a CDS encoding triphosphoribosyl-dephospho-CoA synthase — protein MALPYAIPRDAGTFEHAHAQGFARLSDATLARFAVESLIEEAQLTPKPALVDARGSGAHRDLDLPLMLRSARSLEPTFAALSRAARGRLPSATLRAELAQIGRAGEQDMMRATHGSNAHRGAIWIVGLLVAGASVVFDGDTTNAAPALPAQAHSDAARVCKLAAQIACFPDRFAAPADSHGERVRRRFNVGGARQEAQDGFPHVIGVGLPALHAARAAGAKGIGENAARLDTLLAIMASLDDTCLLHRAGLDGLRAGQRGARAVLAAGGTSTAAGRAAFDALEAALLTLNASPGGAADLLAATLFIDKLAHHAASGS, from the coding sequence ATGGCACTGCCCTATGCCATCCCGCGCGACGCGGGCACCTTCGAGCATGCGCATGCGCAGGGCTTCGCGCGTTTGTCCGATGCAACGCTCGCCCGCTTCGCTGTCGAATCGCTGATCGAAGAGGCGCAACTCACGCCGAAGCCCGCACTCGTCGACGCGCGCGGCAGCGGCGCGCACCGCGATCTGGATCTGCCGCTGATGCTGCGCTCCGCGCGCTCGCTCGAACCGACCTTCGCGGCGCTCTCCCGCGCGGCGCGCGGCCGTCTGCCGTCGGCGACGCTGCGCGCGGAACTCGCGCAGATCGGACGCGCAGGCGAACAGGACATGATGCGCGCGACGCACGGCAGCAATGCGCATCGCGGCGCGATCTGGATCGTCGGCTTGCTGGTCGCGGGGGCGTCGGTCGTATTCGACGGCGATACGACGAACGCCGCACCTGCGCTGCCTGCGCAGGCGCACTCCGATGCCGCGCGCGTGTGCAAACTGGCCGCGCAGATCGCCTGCTTTCCCGACCGCTTTGCGGCGCCCGCCGACAGCCATGGCGAGCGCGTGCGTCGGCGGTTCAACGTGGGCGGCGCGCGTCAGGAAGCGCAGGACGGCTTTCCGCACGTGATCGGCGTCGGCTTGCCCGCGCTGCACGCGGCGCGCGCCGCAGGTGCGAAGGGCATCGGCGAAAACGCCGCGCGTCTCGACACGCTGCTCGCAATCATGGCTTCGCTCGACGACACCTGCCTGCTGCATCGCGCGGGGCTCGACGGCCTGCGCGCGGGCCAACGCGGCGCGCGCGCCGTGCTCGCCGCGGGCGGCACATCGACGGCGGCGGGACGTGCTGCGTTCGATGCGCTCGAAGCCGCCCTGCTTACGCTCAACGCTTCCCCCGGCGGCGCGGCCGACCTGCTCGCCGCCACTCTCTTCATCGACAAGCTGGCGCATCACGCGGCCAGCGGGAGCTGA
- a CDS encoding biotin-independent malonate decarboxylase subunit beta has product MSTATLQHAPALRDSFIELTARERARALLDEGTFRELLGPFDRIESPWLPLQGIVCQADDGAVIARGTIDGQPAVIAAIESAFQGGSIGEVSGSKIAAALELALRDCERGKIVRPVVLFETGGVRLQEANLGLAVIAEMQAAIVALRRYVPVVGVIAGMVGCFGGMSLAAGLCSYLIATRQGRLGMNGPEVIEQEAGIEELDSSDRRRVWQMIGGEQRVATGLADTLVDDDAHAVRDAIRDVFARGVPQAPRTEQVSAYLERLARIDPADVTPQTMRSVFDTTEAAAPRKEQS; this is encoded by the coding sequence ATGAGCACGGCAACACTTCAGCATGCGCCCGCGCTGCGCGACAGCTTCATCGAATTGACGGCGCGCGAGCGCGCCCGTGCACTGCTCGACGAAGGCACGTTCCGCGAACTGCTCGGTCCGTTCGACCGCATCGAATCGCCGTGGCTGCCGTTGCAGGGCATCGTCTGTCAGGCCGACGACGGCGCGGTGATCGCACGCGGCACGATCGATGGCCAGCCGGCCGTGATCGCCGCGATCGAATCGGCGTTCCAGGGCGGCAGCATCGGCGAAGTGTCGGGCAGCAAGATCGCGGCGGCGCTCGAACTGGCGCTGCGCGACTGCGAGCGCGGCAAGATCGTGCGCCCCGTCGTGTTGTTCGAAACGGGCGGCGTGCGTCTGCAGGAAGCGAATCTCGGACTGGCCGTGATCGCCGAGATGCAGGCGGCCATCGTCGCGTTGCGGCGTTACGTGCCCGTGGTCGGCGTGATCGCGGGCATGGTCGGCTGCTTCGGCGGCATGTCGCTAGCGGCGGGGCTGTGCTCGTATCTGATCGCGACCAGACAGGGACGCCTCGGCATGAACGGCCCCGAAGTGATCGAGCAGGAAGCGGGCATCGAAGAACTCGATTCGAGCGACCGCCGCCGCGTGTGGCAGATGATCGGCGGCGAACAGCGTGTGGCGACAGGACTCGCCGACACCCTCGTCGACGACGACGCGCATGCCGTGCGCGACGCGATTCGCGACGTGTTCGCGCGCGGCGTGCCGCAAGCGCCCCGCACGGAACAGGTGAGCGCGTATCTGGAACGCCTCGCGCGTATCGATCCCGCCGACGTCACGCCGCAAACGATGCGCAGCGTGTTCGACACAACCGAAGCGGCCGCGCCGCGCAAGGAGCAATCATGA
- the mdcH gene encoding malonate decarboxylase subunit epsilon, protein MLAFLFPGQGAQSEGFLHRLGTHAAIQATLDEACNVLDVDVLTLDTRAALESTVAVQTGLLIAGVAMQRALAAEGLAPELSAGLSVGAYAAAVSCGAIAFADALRMVRKRAELMETAYPNGYGLSAIAGLTEHEVERLADAQAHELDGRVYVGNVNAPRQIVVAGSDAALDAFNARALAAGARKATRLAVSVPSHCELLAAAADALIDYARNVPFRAPSSGYIGNRGGRALYTADALRDDLATNMRHTVRWFDALSVMVEMGAKVFVEAPPGQVLTDILRDQYPEAAALAASTLPFERLAPTLRRRLESAV, encoded by the coding sequence ATGCTCGCTTTTCTTTTCCCCGGCCAGGGCGCGCAATCCGAAGGTTTTCTACATCGTCTCGGCACGCATGCGGCGATTCAGGCGACGCTCGACGAAGCGTGCAACGTGCTCGATGTCGATGTGCTGACGCTCGACACGCGCGCCGCGCTCGAATCGACCGTCGCCGTGCAGACCGGCTTGCTGATCGCGGGCGTCGCGATGCAGCGTGCGCTTGCCGCGGAAGGCCTCGCCCCAGAATTGAGCGCGGGTCTGTCCGTGGGCGCTTACGCGGCCGCCGTGAGCTGCGGCGCGATCGCTTTCGCCGACGCATTGCGCATGGTGCGCAAGCGCGCCGAACTGATGGAGACCGCGTATCCGAATGGCTACGGCCTGTCCGCAATTGCGGGGCTGACGGAACATGAAGTTGAACGGCTCGCCGATGCGCAAGCGCATGAGCTGGACGGCCGCGTCTACGTCGGCAATGTGAACGCGCCGCGCCAGATCGTCGTGGCTGGCTCGGACGCGGCGCTCGACGCATTTAACGCGCGTGCGCTCGCAGCCGGCGCGCGCAAGGCGACGCGGCTTGCCGTCAGCGTGCCGTCGCATTGCGAACTGCTCGCCGCAGCCGCCGATGCGCTGATCGACTACGCGCGCAATGTGCCGTTTCGCGCGCCGTCGAGCGGCTATATCGGCAATCGCGGCGGCCGCGCCCTCTACACGGCAGACGCCCTGCGCGACGACCTCGCCACCAACATGCGCCATACGGTCCGCTGGTTCGACGCGCTGAGCGTGATGGTCGAAATGGGCGCGAAGGTTTTCGTCGAAGCACCGCCCGGCCAGGTGCTGACGGATATCCTCCGCGACCAATATCCGGAGGCGGCGGCGCTCGCAGCGAGCACGTTGCCCTTCGAGCGGCTCGCGCCGACTCTCCGGCGACGCCTCGAATCGGCCGTCTGA
- a CDS encoding malonate decarboxylase holo-ACP synthase gives MRVCATAPFAPANVLSPGDTRWHAHDILRVRRLEAFDNEPAWVRDAFARAPFVVVRRAQAVAGYVAAGVRGAARNERYGTWTRSEDIEAVLNPEALLSLRSALAPERAALPVFVALDALCREPSYPGSYPRSYVWGPTGSAGFELATGVQTVTANSDLDLLIRMPNRLTHDEAARIQALLDQHAAQAGVRIDAQLETPAGGVALAEYASGKARVMARHAGGPQLVADPWALSSAYP, from the coding sequence ATGCGGGTGTGCGCCACTGCGCCGTTCGCGCCCGCCAATGTGCTCTCTCCGGGCGACACACGCTGGCACGCGCATGACATTCTGCGCGTGCGGCGGCTCGAAGCGTTCGACAACGAACCGGCGTGGGTCCGCGATGCGTTCGCGCGCGCGCCGTTCGTCGTCGTGCGGCGGGCGCAGGCGGTGGCGGGATATGTCGCGGCCGGCGTGCGCGGCGCGGCGCGCAATGAGCGGTACGGGACGTGGACGCGCAGCGAAGATATCGAGGCTGTGCTCAATCCCGAAGCGCTGTTGTCGCTTCGCTCTGCTCTTGCGCCAGAGCGTGCTGCGTTGCCAGTCTTCGTCGCGCTCGATGCGCTGTGTCGCGAGCCGTCGTATCCGGGCTCGTATCCGCGCTCGTATGTCTGGGGGCCAACTGGAAGCGCCGGTTTCGAACTCGCGACAGGGGTACAGACTGTCACCGCGAACAGCGATCTCGATCTGTTGATACGGATGCCGAATCGTTTGACTCACGACGAAGCGGCACGAATCCAGGCTCTGCTCGACCAGCATGCAGCGCAAGCAGGCGTGCGCATCGACGCGCAACTCGAAACGCCGGCGGGTGGTGTGGCGCTCGCCGAATATGCCTCCGGCAAAGCTCGCGTGATGGCGCGGCATGCAGGCGGCCCACAGCTCGTCGCCGATCCCTGGGCGCTGTCTTCGGCGTACCCGTGA
- a CDS encoding malonate decarboxylase subunit delta, protein MEQMTFDYPAQRAITTRAHVGVVGSGDLEVLLAPADAMKATVTVRTSVDGYGHIWKSVLDRFFTRYDGAAQIEINDFGATPGVVALRLAEAAEAADQGAGS, encoded by the coding sequence ATGGAACAGATGACATTCGACTATCCGGCGCAACGTGCGATCACGACGCGCGCGCATGTGGGCGTCGTCGGATCCGGCGACCTCGAAGTGCTGCTGGCGCCCGCCGATGCGATGAAAGCGACGGTGACCGTGCGCACCAGCGTCGACGGCTATGGGCACATCTGGAAGAGCGTGCTCGACCGCTTCTTCACGCGCTATGACGGCGCGGCGCAGATCGAAATCAACGACTTCGGCGCGACGCCGGGCGTCGTGGCGCTGCGGCTCGCGGAAGCCGCCGAAGCGGCAGACCAGGGAGCGGGCTCATGA
- a CDS encoding GntR family transcriptional regulator → MNNATDGFPLAGASQASAPLLPAAHEPRSSTPRVIAEALRAAIVEGTLAPGAPLRQDAIARHFSVSAIPVREALRQLESEGWVKVELNKGASVARLTPAEAREIYEIRSALESLAISLAIPNHTPETLREAVALCKAAESEPDPALYVARNEAFHTCLYAPANRPQLAEMIAALHRRGERYLRLKFGLPAYKGESDAEHLAILAAVERQDIATAQSLISAHLLGTGELVYRFLTERAQAEAAAAAPRRKRGRPARTPTTIGS, encoded by the coding sequence ATGAACAACGCAACCGATGGTTTTCCCCTGGCAGGCGCTTCTCAGGCGTCCGCGCCCTTGCTGCCCGCGGCGCATGAGCCGCGCTCCAGCACCCCGCGAGTGATCGCGGAGGCGCTGCGCGCGGCGATCGTCGAAGGCACGCTCGCGCCCGGCGCGCCGCTGCGCCAGGACGCGATCGCGCGGCACTTCTCGGTCAGCGCGATTCCGGTGCGCGAAGCGTTGCGTCAGCTGGAAAGCGAAGGCTGGGTGAAGGTCGAGTTGAACAAGGGCGCGAGCGTCGCGCGGCTCACGCCTGCCGAAGCGCGCGAAATCTACGAGATCCGCTCGGCGCTCGAGAGCCTCGCGATCTCGCTGGCGATTCCGAATCACACGCCCGAGACGCTGCGCGAGGCGGTGGCGCTGTGCAAAGCCGCCGAGAGCGAGCCGGACCCGGCGCTTTACGTGGCGCGCAACGAGGCGTTCCACACCTGCCTTTATGCGCCCGCCAACCGTCCGCAGCTCGCCGAAATGATCGCGGCGCTGCACCGGCGCGGCGAGCGCTATCTGAGATTGAAATTCGGCTTGCCCGCGTACAAGGGCGAGTCCGACGCCGAACACCTGGCGATCCTTGCCGCCGTCGAGCGCCAGGACATCGCCACCGCGCAGTCGCTCATCTCGGCTCACCTGCTGGGCACGGGCGAACTGGTCTACCGTTTCTTGACGGAACGCGCGCAGGCGGAAGCCGCCGCGGCCGCACCGCGCAGAAAGCGCGGACGGCCGGCGCGCACTCCAACTACTATCGGGAGTTGA
- a CDS encoding alpha-ketoglutarate-dependent dioxygenase AlkB family protein: MSADLFDDLPIPDVAWFPDWLSADAARQLLARIVAEVSWQQDSMFTPAGKVPLPRLTAWQGEPDAVYVYSGIRNEPSAWTPAVAELKAAVEATCGAPFNSVLLNRYRSGADSMGWHADREPELGKEPVIASVSLGSTRRFDLQHNKTRVVQSYPLKGGSLFVMRGRTQAEWRHRVPKEPKVQGERVNLTFRFVTPR; the protein is encoded by the coding sequence ATGTCCGCCGATCTGTTCGACGATTTGCCGATACCCGATGTGGCGTGGTTTCCCGACTGGCTTTCCGCCGATGCCGCTAGACAACTGCTGGCGCGCATCGTCGCGGAAGTGTCGTGGCAGCAGGATTCGATGTTCACGCCGGCAGGAAAAGTGCCGCTGCCGCGGCTCACCGCGTGGCAAGGCGAGCCCGACGCCGTCTATGTGTACTCGGGCATCCGCAACGAGCCATCGGCGTGGACGCCCGCCGTCGCCGAGCTTAAAGCCGCCGTCGAGGCAACATGCGGCGCGCCGTTCAACAGTGTGCTGCTCAACCGCTATCGCAGCGGCGCCGACAGCATGGGCTGGCACGCGGACCGCGAGCCCGAGCTAGGCAAGGAACCGGTGATCGCGTCGGTGAGCCTCGGTTCGACGCGCCGCTTCGATCTGCAGCACAACAAGACGCGCGTCGTGCAGTCGTATCCGCTGAAGGGCGGGAGCCTGTTCGTGATGCGCGGACGCACGCAGGCCGAATGGCGGCATCGCGTGCCGAAAGAGCCGAAAGTGCAGGGCGAACGTGTGAACCTGACGTTCCGCTTCGTGACGCCGCGCTGA
- the mdcE gene encoding biotin-independent malonate decarboxylase subunit gamma → MSGTADTRGMRWFTALAGVTSTHAPVWSGEAALGGETASFFSIVPDAGNRFPRARDNVVGLEQGWKLAQAVRAAVAQDASSEHKRPIVAIVDVKSQAYGYREETLGIHLACAAAVDAYASARDAGHPVVALIVGPAMSGAFLAHGYQANRIVALDAPGTMVHAMGKEAAARVTRRTVEDLDKLGETITPMSYTLASFAKLGLLDTLIEGVDADAPTQAQIERVRGVLAEAVQGARSDTTRGLSRRLESETARKTRAASIEVRRRLAEQWDAA, encoded by the coding sequence ATGAGCGGCACAGCAGACACGCGCGGCATGCGCTGGTTCACGGCGCTGGCAGGCGTTACGTCGACGCACGCGCCTGTGTGGTCCGGCGAGGCCGCGCTGGGCGGCGAAACGGCGAGCTTTTTCTCGATCGTGCCGGACGCCGGCAATCGCTTCCCGCGCGCACGCGATAACGTCGTCGGACTCGAACAGGGCTGGAAACTCGCGCAAGCCGTGCGCGCGGCGGTGGCGCAAGATGCGTCGTCGGAACATAAGCGCCCCATCGTCGCGATCGTCGATGTGAAGAGTCAGGCGTACGGCTATCGCGAAGAGACGCTCGGCATCCATCTGGCGTGCGCCGCCGCCGTCGATGCATATGCGAGCGCGCGCGACGCCGGGCACCCTGTCGTCGCGCTGATCGTCGGACCCGCGATGTCGGGGGCGTTTCTCGCGCACGGCTATCAGGCGAACCGGATCGTCGCGCTCGATGCTCCCGGCACGATGGTGCACGCGATGGGCAAAGAGGCGGCCGCGCGCGTCACGCGCCGCACGGTCGAAGATCTCGACAAACTCGGCGAAACCATCACGCCGATGTCGTACACATTGGCGTCGTTTGCCAAGCTCGGCTTGCTCGATACGCTGATCGAAGGCGTCGATGCCGATGCGCCGACGCAAGCGCAGATCGAACGCGTGCGAGGCGTGCTCGCCGAGGCCGTGCAAGGTGCGCGCTCGGATACGACGCGCGGACTGTCGCGGCGGCTCGAGTCGGAGACGGCCAGGAAGACACGCGCGGCGTCGATCGAAGTGCGGCGGAGGCTCGCCGAACAGTGGGACGCTGCGTGA
- the mdcA gene encoding malonate decarboxylase subunit alpha, which translates to MNQRVESARLELAQSTGAQADPAAPRSWTTKRDEKRRRLAAIEPWLDDGILPSNRIVDALETLIRPGDRVALEGDNQKQADFLSRSFAKVDPQKVHDVHLLISSISRPEHLTLFEKNIAHKVDFSFAGPQSLRVAQLLEDGQLEIGAIYTYVELYARMFVDLTPNVALLCAEKADRHGNLYTGPNTEDTPTIAEAAAFRHGIVIVQVNEIVDELPRVDIPASWVDVVVQADRPFAVEPLFTRDPRHIGDLQVLTAMMVIKGIYEPYGVSSLNHGIGFDTAAIELLLPTYGESLGLKGKICRNWTLNPHPTLIPAIESGWVDSVHCFGSEVGMEAYIEARPDVFFTGNDGTLRSNRVLCQLAGQYGVDLFIGSTLQIDGDANSSTVTRGRLAGFGGAPNMGHDPRGRRHSSEAWLKLLKDQGAVSRGKKLVVQLAETYKKGGEPTFVDELDAVAVGAKSGMPIAPVMIYGDDVSHVVTEEGIAHLHKAEGIDERRAAIAAVAGVTPIGLRAKPEKTAELRRRGIVAYPEDLGIRRGEAKRSLLAARSIDDLVTWSGGLYTPPARFRSW; encoded by the coding sequence ATGAATCAGCGAGTCGAGTCAGCCAGACTGGAATTGGCACAGTCGACGGGAGCGCAGGCAGACCCTGCCGCGCCGCGCTCCTGGACCACCAAACGCGACGAGAAGCGGCGCAGGCTCGCCGCGATCGAGCCCTGGCTCGACGACGGCATCCTGCCCTCGAACCGCATCGTCGATGCCCTCGAAACGCTGATCCGCCCCGGCGATCGCGTCGCGCTCGAAGGCGACAACCAGAAGCAGGCGGACTTCCTGTCGCGCTCGTTCGCGAAGGTCGATCCGCAGAAAGTGCACGACGTGCATCTGCTGATCTCGAGCATCAGCCGCCCGGAACATCTGACGCTCTTCGAAAAGAACATCGCACACAAGGTCGATTTTTCGTTCGCCGGTCCGCAGAGCCTGCGCGTCGCGCAACTGCTCGAGGACGGCCAGCTCGAAATCGGCGCGATCTATACGTACGTCGAACTGTATGCACGCATGTTCGTCGACCTGACGCCGAACGTCGCGCTGCTGTGCGCCGAGAAAGCCGACCGGCACGGCAATCTCTACACCGGCCCGAATACGGAAGACACGCCGACCATCGCCGAAGCCGCCGCTTTCCGCCACGGCATCGTGATCGTGCAGGTCAACGAGATCGTCGACGAACTGCCGCGCGTCGATATTCCCGCGTCGTGGGTCGACGTCGTCGTTCAGGCCGACCGCCCCTTCGCCGTCGAGCCGCTGTTCACGCGCGATCCGCGTCATATCGGCGACCTGCAGGTGCTCACGGCAATGATGGTCATCAAGGGCATCTACGAGCCGTATGGCGTGAGCTCGCTGAATCACGGCATCGGGTTCGACACGGCCGCAATCGAACTGCTGCTGCCCACGTATGGCGAATCGCTCGGACTCAAAGGCAAGATCTGCCGCAACTGGACGCTCAATCCGCATCCCACGCTGATTCCCGCGATCGAATCCGGCTGGGTCGACAGCGTGCACTGCTTCGGCAGCGAAGTCGGCATGGAAGCGTATATCGAGGCGCGTCCCGACGTGTTCTTCACGGGCAACGACGGCACGCTGCGCTCGAACCGCGTGCTGTGCCAGCTGGCGGGGCAATACGGCGTCGACCTGTTCATCGGCTCGACGCTGCAGATCGACGGCGACGCCAATTCGTCGACGGTGACGCGCGGGCGTCTCGCAGGCTTCGGCGGCGCGCCGAACATGGGCCACGATCCGCGCGGCCGGCGTCATTCGAGCGAAGCGTGGCTCAAGCTGCTGAAGGATCAGGGCGCCGTGTCGCGTGGCAAGAAGCTCGTCGTGCAACTGGCCGAAACGTACAAGAAAGGCGGCGAGCCGACTTTCGTCGATGAACTCGACGCCGTCGCCGTCGGCGCGAAGAGCGGCATGCCCATCGCGCCCGTGATGATCTACGGCGACGACGTCAGCCATGTCGTGACGGAAGAAGGCATCGCCCATCTGCACAAGGCGGAAGGCATCGACGAACGGCGCGCGGCCATCGCCGCCGTCGCGGGCGTGACGCCGATTGGCTTGCGCGCGAAACCGGAAAAGACGGCGGAATTGCGCCGGCGCGGCATCGTCGCGTATCCGGAAGACCTCGGCATCCGGCGCGGCGAAGCGAAGCGCTCGCTGCTCGCGGCGCGCAGCATCGACGATCTCGTCACGTGGTCGGGTGGGCTCTATACGCCGCCGGCACGTTTCCGCAGCTGGTGA
- a CDS encoding DMT family transporter encodes MSLSRSQQGALTLASGGLLMGTIGVFVEEARLGALTLVFFRCLFGFLALAAYCAWKGYFARRHFTRRTVLLAAISGVLMVTQWVGFFDAIHRTSIAVATVVFHVQPFWVVLIGAALFNEQLGVDRLGWIATAFVGLVLASGVAAAGSLQGHTSYLIGIGEALAGSVLYASVTLIAKSLGDLRPHLLTLAQCAVGVVCLPFIAPLGAEHIALSQWFWLIGMGVLHTGLSYVLIYGALPKLTTPVIAVLLFVYPLTAIAVDAIVYGRALSIAQMSGMVLIVVASLGVNLGWPLVSVFRVLAVRR; translated from the coding sequence GCGCGGCTCGGTGCGCTGACGCTCGTGTTTTTCCGCTGCCTGTTCGGGTTTCTGGCGCTAGCGGCGTATTGCGCGTGGAAGGGCTATTTCGCGCGCCGCCATTTCACGCGACGCACGGTGCTGCTGGCGGCGATTTCGGGCGTGCTGATGGTGACGCAGTGGGTCGGTTTCTTCGATGCGATTCATCGCACGAGCATTGCGGTGGCGACGGTCGTGTTTCATGTGCAGCCGTTCTGGGTCGTGCTGATCGGCGCGGCGCTATTCAACGAGCAGCTGGGCGTCGACCGGCTCGGGTGGATCGCGACCGCGTTCGTGGGACTCGTGCTCGCATCGGGCGTTGCGGCGGCGGGTTCGTTGCAGGGTCACACGAGCTATCTGATCGGGATTGGCGAGGCGCTTGCAGGATCGGTGTTATATGCGAGCGTGACGCTCATTGCCAAAAGTCTCGGCGATTTGCGGCCGCATTTGCTGACGCTCGCGCAGTGTGCTGTTGGTGTCGTGTGTTTGCCGTTTATTGCGCCTTTGGGCGCGGAGCATATTGCGCTTTCGCAGTGGTTCTGGTTGATCGGGATGGGCGTGTTGCACACGGGGCTTTCGTATGTGCTGATTTATGGCGCGCTGCCCAAGCTCACTACGCCCGTTATTGCTGTGCTGCTTTTTGTTTATCCACTAACGGCGATTGCCGTCGATGCCATCGTGTATGGGCGCGCTCTTTCCATCGCGCAGATGAGTGGGATGGTGCTTATCGTCGTCGCCAGTCTTGGGGTTAATCTTGGGTGGCCTTTGGTGTCTGTGTTTAGGGTTCTGGCCGTGCGCCGTTAG
- a CDS encoding MFS transporter, with protein sequence MLNSSISDSAGIARRKTPLNRSQIAGFWGAWAGWTLDGMDSFIYALVLTPALTELLPRSGYAATPANVGLAGSILFALFLVGWGLSFIWGPLADRFGRTRVLAGTIFTFAIFTGLSATAHNVWELGIYRFIAGVGIGGEWALAGTYVAEAWPEDRRKMGAGYLQTGYYAGFFLAAALNYTIGVHFGWRAMFLTGAVPVVIAILILTRVKESEKWQRAEARDVVHVKPMREIFGPTYRRRTWVMCALLTIAIIGLWAGAVYEPSAVIQLATRAGMAKPEATKMASMATGLLSIGTILGCLALPPLAERIGRKKTLAVYFAGMAVAIIGSFGWAFYLPNGLAPFIAWLFVLGFFGGNFALFSLWLPELFETRVRATAFAFCTSFGRFVGAGVNFLLGAAVLSMHTLGVPVALTALVFIVGLFVIPFAKETKGDVLPQ encoded by the coding sequence ATGTTGAATTCATCGATTTCGGACAGTGCGGGTATCGCGCGGCGCAAGACGCCGCTCAACCGGTCGCAGATTGCCGGCTTTTGGGGCGCGTGGGCGGGGTGGACGCTGGACGGCATGGACTCGTTCATCTACGCGCTGGTGCTAACGCCGGCGCTCACCGAGTTGCTGCCGCGCTCGGGTTACGCGGCGACGCCGGCGAACGTCGGCCTGGCCGGTTCGATTCTGTTTGCGCTGTTCCTTGTCGGCTGGGGGCTGTCGTTCATCTGGGGGCCGCTTGCCGACCGCTTCGGCCGCACGCGCGTGCTGGCGGGCACGATCTTCACGTTCGCGATCTTCACGGGCCTGTCGGCGACGGCGCATAACGTGTGGGAGCTGGGCATCTATCGCTTCATTGCGGGCGTGGGCATTGGCGGCGAATGGGCGCTGGCGGGCACGTACGTCGCGGAAGCGTGGCCGGAGGATCGCCGCAAGATGGGCGCGGGCTATCTGCAGACGGGCTATTACGCGGGCTTTTTTCTGGCGGCTGCACTCAATTACACGATCGGCGTGCACTTCGGCTGGCGCGCGATGTTCCTGACGGGCGCGGTGCCCGTGGTGATCGCGATCCTGATTTTGACGCGCGTGAAGGAATCGGAGAAATGGCAGCGGGCGGAAGCGCGCGACGTGGTGCACGTGAAGCCGATGCGCGAGATTTTCGGGCCGACGTATCGCCGCCGGACGTGGGTGATGTGTGCGCTGCTGACGATTGCGATCATTGGCTTGTGGGCGGGCGCGGTGTACGAGCCGTCGGCTGTGATCCAGCTCGCGACGCGTGCGGGTATGGCGAAGCCTGAGGCGACGAAGATGGCGTCGATGGCGACGGGGCTGCTGTCGATCGGCACGATCCTCGGCTGTCTTGCGTTGCCGCCGCTTGCTGAGCGGATTGGGCGCAAGAAGACGCTGGCGGTGTATTTCGCCGGGATGGCGGTGGCGATTATTGGCAGCTTTGGCTGGGCATTTTATTTGCCCAACGGGTTGGCGCCGTTTATTGCGTGGCTGTTTGTGCTTGGGTTCTTTGGCGGCAATTTTGCGCTGTTTAGCTTGTGGTTGCCTGAACTGTTCGAAACCCGCGTGCGGGCGACGGCTTTTGCTTTCTGTACTTCGTTCGGACGGTTTGTCGGAGCAGGCGTTAATTTCTTGCTGGGCGCAGCGGTGTTGAGCATGCATACGCTTGGGGTGCCTGTTGCGCTGACCGCGCTCGTTTTTATTGTTGGGTTGTTTGTTATTCCTTTTGCTAAGGAGACTAAAGGAGACGTGCTGCCGCAGTGA